From one Pseudanabaena sp. FACHB-2040 genomic stretch:
- a CDS encoding ABC transporter ATP-binding protein translates to MGSTAFLEIENLVKAYPKPQGGHTVVLDNINLTIGQDEYISVVGHSGCGKSTLLRLVAGLEKASAGTIRMEGKPIRKPGSDRMVVFQQYCLLPWLTVRQNIRLAVDEVFENLRPAEKSNLVDEHLTMVNLMAAAEKYPDQLSGGMKQRVGIARALAVRPKVLLMDEPFGALDALTRGKLQQQVLHIWENHRQAVMMITHDIDEAIYMSDRIILMTNGPEATIGEILTVPFPHPRNREDIRHDPRYQEIHAQALDFLYHRFDRDD, encoded by the coding sequence ATGGGCTCCACTGCTTTTCTGGAGATTGAAAACTTGGTCAAAGCCTACCCCAAGCCTCAGGGGGGGCACACGGTAGTGCTAGACAACATAAATCTGACGATAGGACAAGACGAGTACATCTCTGTCGTAGGTCACTCTGGCTGTGGCAAATCGACGCTGTTGCGGCTGGTTGCCGGACTGGAGAAGGCCAGTGCGGGTACGATCCGCATGGAGGGCAAACCCATTCGTAAGCCCGGCTCTGATCGCATGGTGGTGTTTCAGCAATACTGCCTGCTGCCTTGGCTGACCGTGCGCCAAAACATTCGGCTAGCGGTAGACGAAGTGTTTGAAAACCTACGACCTGCTGAAAAGTCCAATCTGGTGGACGAGCACTTGACGATGGTAAACCTCATGGCCGCTGCTGAAAAATATCCTGACCAGCTCTCAGGTGGGATGAAGCAACGAGTGGGGATTGCCCGAGCTTTAGCGGTGCGGCCCAAGGTACTGCTGATGGATGAACCCTTTGGAGCCCTTGATGCGCTGACACGGGGCAAACTCCAGCAGCAGGTGCTCCACATTTGGGAAAATCACCGGCAGGCGGTAATGATGATTACCCACGACATTGACGAAGCAATTTACATGAGCGATCGCATCATCCTCATGACCAACGGCCCCGAGGCTACCATCGGTGAAATTCTCACGGTACCGTTTCCCCACCCCCGTAACCGGGAGGACATTCGCCACGATCCTCGCTATCAGGAAATTCATGCTCAGGCACTAGATTTTCTCTATCACCGCTTTGATCGAGATGACTAG
- a CDS encoding fatty acid desaturase has product MTSTLTNRTQAPPEEKLTLNWVNVAFFTAFHGIALLAPWFFSWKALGVTIVLHWLFGSIGICLGYHRLLTHRSLQVPKWLEYVLATLGALAIQGGPIFWVSGHRQHHLYTEDPDKDPYAASRGFWWSHMLWIMYPRRKFYIPENYRKHAPDLAKDAYYTWLDKHFLKLQIPLALVLYAMGGWSFVIYGLFLRAVLLWHSTWLINSATHMVGARPFDNKDGSRNLFWTALVTYGEGWHNHHHAYPNVAPAGWKWWQIDVTWWAIRVLEVLGLARRVNRPPAEALARL; this is encoded by the coding sequence ATGACTTCTACATTAACGAACCGGACTCAGGCACCGCCTGAGGAGAAATTGACTCTTAACTGGGTAAACGTTGCCTTTTTCACGGCTTTCCACGGGATTGCTCTGTTGGCTCCGTGGTTCTTTTCTTGGAAAGCCCTGGGGGTAACAATTGTTCTCCACTGGCTGTTTGGCAGCATTGGCATTTGCTTGGGCTACCATCGCTTGCTTACCCACCGCAGCCTGCAAGTGCCCAAGTGGTTGGAATATGTGCTAGCTACCCTAGGCGCACTGGCTATCCAAGGCGGACCTATCTTCTGGGTGAGCGGCCACCGGCAGCACCACCTCTACACAGAAGACCCAGACAAAGACCCCTATGCTGCCAGCCGAGGCTTTTGGTGGAGCCACATGCTGTGGATTATGTATCCTCGCAGGAAGTTCTATATTCCCGAAAACTACCGTAAACATGCTCCTGATCTGGCCAAAGATGCCTACTATACCTGGCTAGATAAGCATTTTTTGAAGCTGCAAATTCCCCTAGCGCTGGTGCTATATGCGATGGGCGGCTGGTCTTTTGTAATCTACGGTCTGTTTTTGCGGGCAGTTTTGCTGTGGCACTCCACTTGGCTGATCAACTCTGCTACTCATATGGTTGGCGCACGCCCCTTTGATAATAAAGACGGTTCACGCAATCTATTTTGGACTGCCCTGGTAACCTATGGCGAAGGTTGGCATAACCATCACCACGCCTACCCCAATGTGGCTCCTGCTGGTTGGAAGTGGTGGCAGATTGACGTTACTTGGTGGGCTATTCGGGTGCTGGAAGTTCTAGGTCTGGCTAGACGGGTTAACCGGCCTCCTGCGGAGGCGTTGGCTAGGCTTTAG
- a CDS encoding carbamoyl-phosphate synthase produces the protein MRSFNEALVESKSGFRHLPPPKGFLLTMGNYIGTLAAARDLGSHGIPVVLADSQRYSLTSTSRYISRFEKAPSLENFEAFFQWLMNFGQENSGYVLYPTSDDICWLIASRQSELRKFFYLFQPSEESTYELLNKEKLFYRCQSLGIDCPETWVPINPEMQRELARTVSYPVLVKPKTQAGMVLSVKGVLCRSPGELLEAFAMFKRRFFYKPEMLSYDSALTNVMVQSFYPEASEHIYSLAGFFDSASDTYILRASEKVLQQPVKIGLGLCFESREVYEKPARQLRTLLEEVGYKGAFEVEFIHLEDEDRFLLIDFNPRFYGQMGFETARGLPLARLCYFAATGEQQQVDQICKAASNWNHTILWKHRILWMLIFFVTTKWLGGNMTRSRRDFWIRWARTGNCYDPIYAADDPKPARSHVWERLVDIVRYPRSSFYKYFCS, from the coding sequence GTGCGTAGTTTTAACGAAGCACTGGTAGAGAGCAAGTCGGGCTTCAGGCATCTACCGCCACCAAAAGGTTTTCTGCTTACAATGGGGAACTACATAGGCACTCTAGCCGCTGCCCGTGACTTAGGAAGTCACGGTATCCCTGTTGTATTAGCAGATAGTCAGAGGTACTCTTTGACTTCTACGTCTCGCTACATTTCTCGATTTGAAAAAGCGCCCAGTCTCGAAAATTTTGAAGCATTTTTTCAATGGCTAATGAATTTTGGCCAAGAAAATTCAGGATATGTTCTTTATCCCACATCAGACGATATATGCTGGCTCATAGCTAGCAGACAGAGCGAGTTAAGAAAATTCTTTTACCTCTTTCAACCTTCAGAAGAAAGCACCTACGAGCTCTTAAATAAAGAAAAGCTATTTTATCGTTGCCAATCGCTGGGTATCGACTGTCCTGAAACATGGGTTCCGATCAATCCCGAGATGCAGCGAGAATTAGCTCGCACTGTTAGCTATCCAGTTTTAGTTAAGCCTAAAACCCAAGCTGGCATGGTTCTGAGCGTGAAGGGAGTGCTCTGTCGCTCTCCGGGAGAACTTTTAGAAGCTTTTGCCATGTTTAAAAGGCGCTTCTTCTATAAGCCAGAGATGTTGAGCTACGACTCCGCATTGACTAACGTCATGGTTCAGAGCTTCTATCCCGAAGCATCAGAGCACATCTATTCTTTAGCGGGCTTCTTTGATTCCGCCAGCGATACTTACATCCTCAGAGCATCCGAAAAAGTACTCCAGCAGCCCGTAAAGATTGGGTTAGGACTGTGCTTTGAAAGCCGAGAAGTTTATGAAAAGCCTGCTAGGCAACTTCGTACTCTGCTAGAGGAGGTTGGCTACAAGGGGGCTTTTGAGGTGGAGTTTATTCACCTTGAGGATGAAGACCGTTTCCTGCTAATTGACTTCAATCCTCGCTTTTATGGGCAAATGGGCTTTGAAACTGCCCGCGGCTTGCCCTTAGCAAGGCTCTGCTACTTTGCAGCAACTGGAGAGCAGCAGCAGGTTGATCAAATTTGTAAAGCGGCATCTAACTGGAATCACACCATCCTTTGGAAGCACCGTATTTTATGGATGCTGATTTTCTTTGTAACGACAAAATGGCTAGGGGGAAATATGACCCGAAGCCGGAGAGACTTCTGGATCCGCTGGGCTCGTACTGGAAACTGCTACGACCCTATTTATGCTGCAGATGATCCGAAGCCTGCTCGATCTCATGTTTGGGAACGTCTAGTCGATATCGTTCGGTATCCTCGCTCCTCGTTTTATAAGTACTTCTGCTCTTAG
- the ntrB gene encoding nitrate ABC transporter permease — protein MTLLLNLAVNASHSAARSFRSTFFRDQVLLPLAGFAGVIALWWLLATVRSEIMPTPWQALTANLDYILHPFYRRGPGNLGIGWLLLASIRRVMIGFVLGALVAVPAGFLIGLYKPAMLALNPLIQIFKPVSPLAWLPIALAIFNLANPSAIFVIFITSLWSTIINTALGVSSVPQDYIDVSKVLEMPRWRQLTKVILPASLPYIFTGLRISLGVAWLVIVAVEMLTGGIGIGFFVWDEWSRLNLSSVFLAVFVIGITGLILDVILVKLQELATRRPSNS, from the coding sequence ATGACATTACTGCTAAACCTGGCAGTAAATGCCAGCCATTCTGCTGCGCGTAGTTTTCGCTCAACTTTTTTTCGAGATCAGGTTTTGCTGCCTCTAGCAGGCTTTGCTGGTGTGATTGCCTTATGGTGGCTGCTGGCAACTGTGCGTAGTGAAATTATGCCCACGCCTTGGCAGGCCCTGACCGCAAATCTAGACTACATTCTTCACCCCTTCTATCGACGGGGCCCTGGCAATTTGGGCATTGGCTGGCTGCTGTTGGCTAGCATTCGCCGCGTAATGATTGGGTTTGTTTTAGGGGCTTTGGTGGCTGTTCCAGCTGGGTTTCTAATTGGGCTGTATAAGCCTGCGATGCTAGCGCTAAACCCTTTAATTCAGATCTTTAAGCCGGTTTCGCCACTGGCTTGGTTGCCGATTGCGCTAGCCATCTTTAACTTGGCTAACCCGTCGGCTATCTTTGTCATCTTTATCACCTCTCTTTGGTCCACGATTATCAACACGGCGCTAGGTGTCTCTAGTGTGCCTCAGGACTATATTGACGTGTCAAAAGTTCTGGAAATGCCTCGGTGGCGGCAGTTAACTAAGGTAATTTTGCCTGCTAGCTTGCCCTATATCTTTACAGGGCTACGGATTAGCTTGGGGGTTGCTTGGCTAGTGATTGTGGCGGTAGAAATGTTGACTGGCGGCATTGGTATTGGCTTTTTTGTGTGGGATGAGTGGAGTCGCTTAAACCTCAGCTCTGTCTTTTTGGCTGTGTTTGTCATTGGCATTACTGGTCTGATTTTGGACGTAATTTTGGTCAAATTGCAGGAATTGGCGACTCGTCGGCCCTCTAATTCCTAG
- a CDS encoding TetR/AcrR family transcriptional regulator — MSNKRKTARQRLVQTALQLFAQQGVTTTTTRQIADVAGVNEVTLFRHFGSKHGLLLAVLEEAEVFVEMGDDLREQSSQTRGFIPALQAYAEGHLGALEQLPGFVRSLIGEAGHYPAENREAIGRGLAQIQQYTEDYLTCIIDREQIRARLSPAQLASLINVLLLGYAVLEFTTEFHRLWPSQEAFIADMMALFRLTEAVAEPEDLASNVSIPNFETAGQKEIQDLPASLVRAILQKARSRGPQVYALAYILFGAGISATEIASLRRAHSIADEQQHILQVSGSASRQVPLNQWIMGHRYGSHNKNPLTQWLRTRKDSQTALFVDGAGNPLSVAEIRQLWQEITAEVVTPAGHPPTIEQAQQTWRVEMLMRGLALEDLSILSGCSSERLQPYLRRAREKTALEQALRLDQRPGKLEA, encoded by the coding sequence ATGTCCAACAAACGAAAAACTGCCCGTCAACGCCTAGTTCAAACCGCGCTTCAGCTCTTTGCTCAGCAGGGTGTGACTACCACCACCACGCGCCAAATTGCAGATGTTGCCGGGGTCAATGAGGTTACGCTGTTTCGGCATTTTGGAAGCAAGCACGGCTTGCTTTTAGCTGTGCTCGAAGAAGCTGAAGTTTTTGTTGAGATGGGCGATGACTTACGAGAGCAGTCCAGCCAAACCCGAGGGTTTATCCCAGCCCTGCAAGCTTATGCTGAGGGCCATCTAGGAGCCTTAGAGCAACTGCCGGGGTTTGTGCGATCGCTCATTGGCGAAGCAGGCCATTACCCAGCCGAAAATCGAGAGGCGATTGGTCGCGGGTTGGCTCAAATTCAGCAGTACACAGAGGACTATCTAACCTGCATTATTGACCGAGAGCAAATTCGGGCGCGGCTCTCACCCGCTCAACTAGCCAGCCTGATCAACGTTCTGCTCTTGGGATATGCCGTGCTGGAATTTACCACCGAATTCCATCGGCTCTGGCCCAGCCAAGAAGCTTTTATCGCCGACATGATGGCGCTGTTTCGCCTCACCGAGGCAGTAGCAGAACCTGAAGATCTTGCTTCTAATGTCTCAATTCCGAATTTTGAAACAGCTGGGCAGAAAGAAATCCAGGATTTACCCGCCTCTTTGGTGCGAGCGATTTTGCAAAAGGCCCGCAGCCGAGGCCCTCAGGTCTATGCATTGGCCTACATCTTGTTTGGCGCAGGCATTAGCGCCACGGAAATCGCAAGTCTACGACGCGCCCACTCCATTGCCGATGAGCAGCAGCACATTTTGCAGGTCAGTGGTTCCGCTAGTCGGCAGGTGCCCTTAAATCAATGGATCATGGGGCATCGCTATGGATCACATAACAAGAATCCGCTGACCCAATGGTTGAGAACACGTAAAGACAGCCAGACAGCCCTGTTTGTTGATGGAGCCGGCAATCCATTGTCGGTAGCCGAAATTCGCCAGCTCTGGCAAGAGATTACCGCTGAGGTAGTGACCCCTGCAGGTCATCCCCCTACGATTGAGCAGGCTCAGCAGACCTGGCGTGTGGAAATGTTGATGCGGGGTTTGGCTTTAGAAGATCTGAGCATCTTAAGTGGATGCAGCTCCGAGCGCCTGCAGCCTTATCTACGACGAGCAAGAGAAAAAACTGCGCTAGAGCAGGCCCTTCGTCTTGATCAGCGGCCAGGCAAGCTGGAAGCTTGA
- a CDS encoding class III extradiol ring-cleavage dioxygenase, which produces MSRLPALFISHGAPDLPIRTGAVQAFLQQLPQETPRPQAILVVSAHWNSPHPLVSTAANPATIYDFSGFPESLHQITYPALGAPDLAERVIELLTAAGLQAEADPSRGLDHGAWTPLMLAYPKAEIPVTQLSIQYRSGPEHHWKVGRALEPLRHEGVLILASGAATHNLRALRAAYDAPPPEWVTSFDQWLRDAIVEDSPQGAIANHDLPALFNYRQFAPHAVDNHPTEEHLLPLFVALGAAGEQGQGRQIHSSYTYGVFSMAAYAFD; this is translated from the coding sequence ATGAGCCGTTTACCGGCTTTGTTTATTTCTCACGGTGCGCCAGACTTGCCGATTCGAACAGGAGCGGTGCAGGCGTTCCTGCAGCAATTGCCGCAGGAGACACCTCGGCCTCAAGCCATCCTAGTCGTATCAGCCCACTGGAACAGCCCCCACCCGCTAGTAAGTACGGCGGCTAATCCAGCGACGATTTATGATTTCTCTGGCTTTCCTGAGTCGCTTCACCAAATCACCTATCCGGCTCTTGGTGCCCCTGACCTAGCCGAGCGGGTGATTGAGCTGCTAACAGCCGCAGGGCTACAAGCCGAGGCCGATCCCAGCCGGGGACTCGATCACGGAGCCTGGACACCGCTGATGCTAGCCTATCCTAAAGCTGAAATTCCGGTGACTCAGCTCTCCATTCAATACCGCTCAGGGCCAGAGCATCACTGGAAAGTAGGGCGAGCCCTAGAGCCGCTGCGGCATGAGGGTGTGCTGATTTTGGCCAGTGGTGCGGCAACCCACAATCTGCGCGCCCTTCGAGCGGCTTACGACGCGCCACCGCCGGAGTGGGTGACATCGTTTGACCAATGGCTGAGAGATGCGATAGTCGAAGATTCGCCTCAAGGAGCCATCGCAAACCATGACCTCCCCGCCCTATTCAACTACCGCCAGTTTGCCCCCCACGCTGTAGACAACCACCCCACAGAAGAACACTTGCTGCCGCTGTTTGTTGCTTTGGGAGCCGCAGGCGAACAGGGCCAAGGACGCCAGATTCACAGCAGCTACACCTACGGAGTTTTTAGCATGGCGGCCTACGCATTTGATTAG
- the ychF gene encoding redox-regulated ATPase YchF, translating to MLRAGIVGLPNVGKSTLFNAVVANAKAQAANFPFCTIEPNVGIVAVPDTRLGVLAGISSSAEIIPARVEFVDIAGLVKGASQGEGLGNKFLANIREVDAIVHVVRCFDDDDIIHVSGSVDPVRDIEVINLELTLSDLEQLERRADRVKKQARTSKEAQAELVVLEKLLPALNEGKTARQVVLSEEEELIIKPLGLLTRKPIIYAANVSEDDLANGNDWVEQVRGVASQEEAEVVVVSAQVESELVDLSEEERTDFLAALGVEEGGLQSLIQATYELLGLRTYFTTGPKETRAWTIQAGMLAPQAAGVIHTDFERGFIRAETVAYGDLVSSGSMGAAKEKGLVRSEGKEYVVQEGDVLLFRFNV from the coding sequence ATGCTGAGAGCTGGAATTGTTGGCCTCCCCAACGTCGGAAAATCTACGCTGTTTAATGCGGTTGTGGCCAATGCCAAGGCCCAAGCCGCCAACTTTCCCTTTTGCACGATTGAACCCAACGTCGGTATAGTCGCCGTTCCTGACACCCGGCTGGGCGTATTGGCTGGTATCTCTAGCTCTGCCGAGATCATTCCGGCCCGAGTGGAATTTGTTGATATTGCTGGACTCGTGAAGGGAGCCAGCCAGGGCGAGGGCCTGGGCAACAAGTTCCTGGCCAATATCCGCGAGGTCGATGCCATCGTGCATGTCGTTCGTTGCTTTGACGATGACGACATCATTCACGTTTCGGGCTCGGTTGATCCGGTCAGAGACATCGAGGTGATCAACCTAGAGCTGACGCTGTCGGACCTAGAACAGCTAGAGCGGCGGGCTGACCGAGTGAAAAAACAGGCCCGTACCAGCAAAGAGGCTCAGGCTGAACTGGTTGTTCTAGAAAAGCTGCTGCCTGCTTTGAATGAAGGCAAGACGGCCCGCCAAGTGGTGCTGAGCGAAGAAGAGGAGCTCATCATCAAGCCCCTGGGGCTGCTGACGCGCAAACCCATCATCTATGCAGCCAACGTCTCGGAAGACGACTTGGCTAACGGCAATGACTGGGTAGAGCAGGTGAGGGGCGTGGCGTCTCAGGAAGAGGCTGAGGTCGTTGTCGTTTCGGCTCAGGTTGAGTCTGAGTTAGTGGATCTGTCTGAGGAGGAACGGACAGACTTTTTGGCGGCGCTAGGGGTTGAGGAAGGCGGCCTGCAGTCGCTGATCCAGGCGACCTATGAGCTGCTAGGGCTACGGACTTACTTTACTACTGGGCCTAAGGAAACCCGTGCCTGGACGATTCAGGCGGGGATGCTGGCTCCTCAGGCGGCAGGCGTGATTCACACTGATTTTGAGCGGGGCTTTATTCGGGCAGAAACAGTGGCCTATGGCGACTTAGTGTCGTCGGGGTCGATGGGGGCAGCTAAGGAGAAGGGTCTAGTTCGTAGTGAGGGTAAAGAATACGTGGTGCAGGAAGGGGATGTTTTGCTCTTTCGGTTTAATGTTTAG
- a CDS encoding CmpA/NrtA family ABC transporter substrate-binding protein — MNNRTRWTRRGFLAAAGATAAGTALFSLDINGDRSPSATTAEAQAMESVVDPRTLEKPNLAVGYVPVNDCAPFAIAWKKGFFRKYGLNVRLSREASWATSRDGVVFGRLDASPVVSGAVTNARTGAEGARHAPLCAAMTVHRHGNAMTMSKAMWEAGVRPWHEYNGNLDAFSRDFQGYFNSVPDSQRVLAVVLSSAIYEYFLRYLIAAAGINPSEDFRIIIVPPPQMVVNMRIGAMQTYMVAEPWNTRAIAGNEGIGFTFAQGREIWRGHPDRVLAVQESFINENPKTYRSLVKAMIEACRYCSDPQNRQEVTELISERSFTGAKPNVTGPAIKGNYNYGGFDDRQRVIDKPDETTIFFDMPEELKAIGGVENDHSPFLWQSQSLWLMTQAARWGQIPEFPRNAEEIARQAWRTDLYREIATELDIPCPAEDYKVEPGELFIDNKTFDPSDPVGYLNSFEIHANQPRTFAMTY; from the coding sequence ATGAACAACCGCACTCGTTGGACGCGGCGAGGTTTCCTGGCAGCTGCTGGGGCAACTGCCGCTGGAACCGCTCTCTTTAGCCTCGATATCAATGGCGATCGCAGTCCCTCGGCGACCACGGCAGAGGCACAGGCGATGGAGTCTGTTGTCGATCCTCGCACTCTAGAGAAACCGAATCTGGCTGTGGGCTACGTGCCGGTTAATGACTGTGCGCCATTTGCGATCGCATGGAAAAAAGGCTTTTTCCGTAAATATGGTCTGAATGTGCGACTTAGCCGTGAAGCTAGCTGGGCCACCTCCCGCGACGGAGTTGTCTTTGGCCGATTAGATGCTTCTCCTGTTGTATCGGGAGCCGTGACCAATGCCCGCACTGGAGCAGAGGGAGCCAGACATGCGCCCCTGTGTGCTGCCATGACTGTTCACCGCCACGGCAATGCCATGACCATGAGCAAAGCTATGTGGGAGGCAGGAGTGCGCCCCTGGCACGAGTACAACGGCAACCTAGATGCCTTTAGCCGAGACTTTCAAGGCTACTTCAACAGTGTCCCCGACAGTCAGCGAGTGCTGGCGGTTGTGCTCAGTTCTGCCATCTATGAATACTTCTTGCGCTATCTGATTGCGGCTGCGGGCATCAATCCCTCAGAAGACTTCCGCATCATTATCGTGCCGCCGCCCCAGATGGTCGTGAATATGCGGATCGGAGCCATGCAGACTTACATGGTGGCCGAACCCTGGAACACACGTGCCATTGCTGGCAACGAGGGCATCGGCTTTACCTTTGCCCAGGGCCGGGAGATCTGGCGGGGCCACCCCGACCGAGTGCTGGCGGTGCAGGAATCGTTTATCAACGAAAACCCCAAAACCTATCGCTCGCTGGTCAAAGCCATGATCGAAGCCTGCCGCTACTGCAGCGATCCACAGAATCGCCAGGAAGTGACCGAGCTAATCTCCGAGCGATCCTTCACCGGAGCCAAGCCCAACGTTACCGGCCCAGCAATTAAAGGCAACTATAACTACGGTGGTTTTGATGACCGTCAGCGGGTAATCGACAAACCCGATGAGACAACCATTTTCTTTGATATGCCCGAGGAGCTAAAGGCTATCGGTGGAGTTGAAAATGACCACTCGCCCTTTCTCTGGCAGTCTCAAAGCCTATGGTTAATGACCCAAGCTGCTCGTTGGGGCCAGATTCCTGAATTTCCCAGGAATGCTGAAGAGATTGCCCGCCAAGCTTGGCGCACTGATCTCTATCGCGAGATTGCTACTGAGTTAGACATCCCCTGCCCTGCAGAAGACTACAAAGTGGAGCCGGGAGAGCTTTTCATTGACAACAAAACCTTTGATCCCAGTGACCCAGTGGGCTATCTCAATAGCTTTGAGATTCATGCCAACCAACCCCGCACATTCGCTATGACCTACTAG
- a CDS encoding alanine racemase — protein MLKFTAHKRLKSELKTFIKAAGQQWLSTAAAQNPRLSPELWQLEYVGNELAFRGRALSSLLSKWGTPLHIVDEAKLISNLESFQKVADGFEDGLEVFYSYKTNPLPWVFEVLHQQGAGAEVISEYELWLALKLGVPADKIIYNGPAKSQASLEAAIDKNILSININNAEELDRISALAAALGKTARVGIRVTSAAGWTGQFGLPVETGAALEVFRQALAQPELSVTTLHCHRGNLIYDEDTLQSHLHFLLKFVDELKEKLNWIPAVLDVGGSLATPTVRYLSKKEIKLATTFLVPPSPPEPQSVLTPQAYAETVVRVVRSHFQQQGYPQPRIVSEPGRSLTGNSQFMLTTVQNLKHDASFDFAVLDAGINLASCVASEYHEVFPLQLKSAPMRCHRLVGPICHMGDTLYMASYLPQLERQDALAIMDSGAYFIADATSFAFSQPAVVAITTSGQEVLIRKAESFDHLVSLDHFAAKEGQPS, from the coding sequence ATGCTAAAATTCACCGCTCATAAACGCTTAAAGTCGGAGCTGAAGACTTTCATTAAAGCCGCAGGTCAGCAGTGGCTATCGACAGCAGCAGCTCAAAATCCTAGGCTTTCCCCAGAACTCTGGCAGCTTGAATACGTTGGTAATGAACTAGCATTTCGAGGCCGAGCCCTATCATCTCTCTTGTCTAAATGGGGGACACCGCTGCATATTGTCGATGAAGCAAAGCTGATTTCTAACCTAGAAAGCTTTCAAAAAGTCGCCGATGGTTTTGAGGATGGGTTAGAGGTCTTCTATTCCTACAAAACTAACCCTTTGCCCTGGGTATTTGAGGTGCTGCATCAGCAGGGCGCAGGGGCAGAGGTGATTTCGGAATACGAGCTGTGGTTAGCCCTAAAGCTGGGTGTTCCAGCCGACAAGATTATCTATAACGGCCCTGCCAAATCTCAAGCTTCTTTAGAAGCAGCGATTGATAAAAATATCCTCAGCATCAATATCAACAACGCTGAGGAACTAGACCGAATCTCTGCACTAGCTGCCGCACTGGGCAAAACGGCTCGGGTTGGCATTCGGGTGACCTCGGCAGCAGGTTGGACAGGTCAATTTGGTCTGCCGGTAGAAACTGGCGCGGCTTTAGAAGTTTTCCGGCAGGCGTTGGCACAGCCTGAGTTAAGCGTGACGACTCTTCATTGCCATAGAGGCAATTTGATCTATGACGAAGACACGCTACAAAGTCATCTGCATTTTCTACTGAAGTTTGTTGACGAACTCAAGGAAAAGCTGAACTGGATCCCTGCTGTATTAGATGTAGGTGGAAGCTTAGCTACGCCCACCGTTCGCTATCTAAGCAAAAAGGAAATTAAGCTGGCGACAACGTTTTTGGTGCCACCATCACCACCGGAGCCACAGTCTGTACTGACGCCTCAAGCGTATGCTGAAACTGTGGTTCGAGTGGTGCGATCGCACTTCCAGCAGCAGGGCTATCCACAACCTCGAATTGTGTCAGAACCGGGACGATCGCTGACCGGCAACAGCCAGTTTATGCTGACAACGGTTCAAAATTTGAAGCACGATGCGAGTTTCGACTTTGCTGTTTTGGATGCTGGAATTAACCTAGCAAGCTGTGTTGCCTCTGAATATCACGAGGTTTTTCCCCTCCAGTTAAAGTCTGCGCCGATGCGCTGTCACCGGCTCGTGGGGCCGATTTGCCATATGGGCGATACGCTCTATATGGCCAGCTATTTGCCTCAATTGGAACGACAAGATGCGCTAGCCATTATGGATTCGGGCGCTTACTTCATTGCCGATGCAACCTCCTTTGCTTTTTCACAGCCTGCCGTTGTGGCCATCACAACCTCTGGGCAGGAAGTTCTGATCCGCAAAGCAGAGAGCTTCGATCACCTGGTCAGCCTAGATCACTTTGCAGCTAAAGAAGGACAGCCTTCTTGA
- a CDS encoding GDSL-type esterase/lipase family protein: MAVPFREKLQLPSLIQSLQQVPPWALLSLVMNGLLFITVLVVLRQMALLTNPRTPMIPQANAFAADEMAASPATTLGDRHYLDYQQWVALLEQEAAAIAARNDPRQTILLGDSLTLWFPQELLPGRRTWINQAISGENSDGLRQRLYILDQTDPETVFVMIGINDLIWGKPEEQLIDNARAIVRHLRDTHPDTQIVVQSILPHGNESATWEGRDRLLALPNERVRAVNSELRQIADENGAYYLDLYPLFANGEGELRPDFTTDGLHLNWQGYMVWRTAIALLNETDFGE; the protein is encoded by the coding sequence GTGGCAGTGCCCTTTCGAGAAAAGCTCCAGCTTCCTTCGCTGATTCAGAGCCTGCAGCAAGTGCCGCCGTGGGCTTTACTCTCTTTGGTCATGAATGGCCTGCTGTTTATTACAGTGCTGGTGGTGCTGCGTCAGATGGCCTTGCTGACAAACCCACGCACGCCCATGATTCCTCAGGCCAATGCGTTTGCGGCTGATGAAATGGCTGCATCGCCTGCGACTACCCTGGGGGACCGACACTACCTGGATTACCAGCAGTGGGTGGCGCTGCTAGAGCAGGAGGCGGCTGCGATCGCAGCTCGTAACGACCCTCGACAGACCATTTTGCTAGGGGACTCGCTTACCCTCTGGTTTCCTCAGGAGCTGCTGCCAGGCCGTAGAACCTGGATTAATCAGGCAATTTCAGGAGAAAACTCAGACGGTCTGCGGCAGCGCCTCTATATTCTGGACCAGACCGACCCTGAGACAGTCTTTGTCATGATCGGCATTAACGACCTGATCTGGGGTAAACCAGAGGAACAGCTGATTGACAACGCCCGCGCCATTGTCCGCCACCTGCGTGACACCCATCCCGACACCCAAATTGTCGTGCAGTCGATCCTACCCCACGGAAATGAAAGTGCCACTTGGGAGGGACGGGATCGGCTGCTAGCCCTGCCCAACGAGCGCGTTCGCGCCGTAAATAGCGAACTCAGGCAAATAGCCGACGAAAACGGGGCCTATTACCTTGATCTGTATCCCCTATTTGCCAACGGGGAAGGCGAACTCCGCCCCGATTTCACCACCGATGGGCTGCACCTCAATTGGCAAGGCTATATGGTATGGCGAACTGCGATCGCACTGCTGAACGAAACCGATTTTGGTGAATAG